A part of Arachis hypogaea cultivar Tifrunner chromosome 12, arahy.Tifrunner.gnm2.J5K5, whole genome shotgun sequence genomic DNA contains:
- the LOC112729370 gene encoding gamma-interferon-responsive lysosomal thiol protein, whose product MVSVSVSPKPAAITIVMALVLFFIFIYESKGSDEIISPLFVADQNNNKVNLSVYYESLCQPCATFIIKNLYEIFNTNLISIVNLQLVPYANSHVNVTNNSISCQNGQDECILNSLESCAMNLWSDVGKYYGLIYCFEFLAIEGRSNKWQDCFDQLGLPLASILNCSRGNGTELAKKCIDETTKLNPPHSFLPWVVINNQPIAQDYANFTYFVCKAYKGIAVPDACNPIR is encoded by the exons atggtttctgtttctgtttctccAAAACCAGCAGCAATAACCATTGTGATGGCATTAGTCCTTTTTTTCATCTTCATCTATGAATCAAAGGGTAGTGATGAGATTATTAGTCCACTTTTTGTTGCTGATCAGAATAATAATAAAGTTAATCTCTCAGTGTACTATGAAAGTTTGTGCCAACCTTGTGCTACTTTCATAATCAAGAATCTTTATGAGATATTCAACACTAATCTCATCAGCATTGTGAATCTCCAATTAGTCCCTTATGCCAATTCTCATGTCAATGTCACCAACAATTCCATATCATGCCAG AATGGACAAGATGAATGCATTCTAAATTCTTTGGAATCATGTGCTATGAATCTATGGTCTGATGTG GGCAAGTATTATGGATTGATTTATTGCTTTGAGTTTCTAGCAATTGAGGGAAGAAGCAATAAGTGGCAGGATTGCTTTGATCAATTGGGTTTGCCTCTTGCATCTATACTCAATTGCAGCAGAGGAAATGGAACAGAg CTTGCAAAGAAGTGCATTGATGAAACCACAAAGCTTAATCCACCCCATTCATTTCTGCCATGGGTGGTGATTAACAACCAGCCAATTGCCCAA GACTATGCAAATTTCACGTACTTTGTTTGCAAGGCTTATAAAGGCATTGCTGTTCCAGATGCTTGCAATCCTATTCGTTAG